One window from the genome of Dyella sp. A6 encodes:
- the pyk gene encoding pyruvate kinase: protein MTNETQSRRTRIVATLGPATDAPGMLERIIVEGVDVVRLNLSHGQPDDHRARAAAVRKAAADVGREVGILADLQGPKIRIERFANGPIELKAGDHFVLDCSPGAPVGDIHRVGVSYHELPRDVKVGDVLLLDDGLVAMTVQDVVGAEVRCEVTVAGKLSDRKGLNRQGGGLSVSALSDKDRADIKLAAEIGADFLAVSFVRSAADMHEARRLLHEAGGDAALVSKIERADAIPVLGEIIDASDVVMVARGDLGVEIGDAELPGLQKKIIRETIERNRAVITATQMLQSMVRSPIPTRAEVLDVANAVIDGTDAVMLSEESAAGAHPDKAVAALARICLGAERQFEPKDDYSTADHRLDRTDQAIALASMVLAGRLGVRAIVALTESGATAQWLSRYRSSVPIYGLSPFAAARRRMLLLRDVRPVAFSHADKQSMAASTRAAVQLLFEQGRLAEGDRVVITYGDRVGHVGGTNTLKLLSVGADGVVDSVRSL from the coding sequence ATGACAAACGAAACCCAGAGCCGCCGCACCCGCATCGTCGCCACCCTCGGTCCTGCCACCGATGCGCCGGGGATGCTCGAGAGAATCATCGTCGAGGGCGTGGACGTGGTGCGCCTCAATCTTTCCCACGGCCAGCCCGATGATCACCGGGCGCGCGCGGCGGCGGTGCGCAAGGCGGCGGCGGATGTCGGGCGCGAGGTCGGCATCCTGGCCGACCTGCAGGGTCCGAAGATCCGCATCGAGCGTTTCGCCAATGGCCCGATCGAACTGAAAGCCGGCGACCACTTCGTGCTGGACTGTTCGCCCGGCGCGCCGGTCGGCGACATCCACCGCGTGGGTGTGAGCTACCACGAGCTGCCCCGCGACGTGAAGGTGGGCGACGTGCTGCTGCTGGACGACGGCCTGGTGGCGATGACCGTGCAGGATGTGGTCGGTGCCGAGGTCCGCTGCGAAGTGACGGTGGCCGGCAAGCTGTCCGACCGCAAGGGCCTCAATCGCCAGGGCGGCGGCCTCTCGGTTTCGGCGCTGTCCGACAAGGACCGGGCCGACATCAAGCTCGCCGCCGAGATCGGCGCGGACTTTCTTGCGGTTTCCTTCGTGCGCTCGGCCGCGGACATGCACGAGGCGCGCCGCCTGCTGCACGAGGCCGGTGGCGACGCCGCGCTGGTGTCCAAGATCGAGCGTGCCGATGCGATCCCCGTGCTGGGCGAGATCATCGATGCGTCCGACGTGGTGATGGTGGCGCGTGGCGACCTGGGTGTGGAAATCGGTGACGCCGAGCTGCCGGGTTTGCAGAAGAAGATCATTCGCGAGACGATCGAGCGTAACCGCGCGGTGATCACCGCCACCCAGATGCTGCAGTCGATGGTGCGTTCGCCGATCCCGACCCGTGCCGAGGTGCTGGACGTGGCCAACGCGGTGATCGACGGTACCGACGCGGTGATGCTGTCGGAAGAATCGGCCGCCGGTGCGCATCCGGACAAGGCGGTGGCCGCGCTGGCCCGCATCTGCCTGGGCGCCGAGCGCCAGTTTGAGCCGAAAGACGACTACTCCACCGCCGACCACCGGCTGGACCGTACCGACCAGGCGATCGCGCTGGCGTCGATGGTGCTGGCCGGCCGGCTCGGCGTGCGCGCGATCGTGGCGCTGACCGAGTCCGGTGCGACTGCGCAGTGGCTGTCGCGTTACCGCAGCTCGGTGCCGATCTATGGCCTGTCGCCGTTCGCGGCGGCACGCCGTCGCATGCTGCTGTTGCGTGACGTGCGCCCGGTGGCGTTCAGCCATGCCGACAAGCAGAGCATGGCGGCTTCGACCCGTGCGGCGGTCCAGCTGCTGTTCGAGCAGGGCCGGCTGGCCGAGGGCGACCGCGTCGTGATCACCTATGGCGACCGGGTGGGCCATGTCGGTGGCACCAACACGCTGAAACTGCTTTCGGTGGGTGCCGACGGCGTCGTCGACAGCGTGCGTTCGCTCTGA
- a CDS encoding energy transducer TonB yields the protein MKTKSFRLSQSLLLASAMLCAVPVLAQDARRVGPDNLYNYWIRLNTKVAVTMPNSGKNMLKPGCVAVSYMIGSNGVPQDVKVRKVVPDSDLGSAAASAVTNFRFGPSLSNRNHEPIATYYVVPFNAPDGAAAQAKLMAPCALPGYDQG from the coding sequence ATGAAGACGAAGTCGTTTCGCCTCAGCCAGTCGTTGTTGCTGGCCTCCGCCATGCTGTGCGCTGTGCCCGTGCTGGCGCAGGACGCACGCCGGGTGGGGCCGGATAACCTCTACAACTACTGGATCCGCCTGAATACCAAGGTGGCCGTCACCATGCCCAATAGTGGCAAGAACATGCTCAAGCCGGGCTGCGTGGCAGTCAGCTACATGATCGGCTCCAACGGCGTGCCGCAGGACGTGAAAGTGCGCAAGGTCGTTCCCGACAGCGATCTGGGATCGGCGGCGGCCAGCGCAGTGACCAACTTCCGCTTCGGTCCCTCGCTGAGCAACCGCAACCACGAGCCGATAGCCACCTATTACGTGGTGCCGTTCAATGCGCCGGACGGGGCCGCGGCACAGGCCAAGCTGATGGCGCCGTGCGCGCTGCCGGGCTATGACCAGGGTTGA
- a CDS encoding class I fructose-bisphosphate aldolase produces MSIEDLESIALAMVAPGKGIIAIDESTKTIGKRFEAVGIENTEENRRAYRELLLTTPGLGEHISGAILYDETIRQSTKDGVPFTQVMKQAGIIPGIKVDKGPVPLAGFPGDVVTEGLDGLRERLAEYVKLGAQFAKWRAVINISDENPSSTAIEANCHALARYAALCQEAGLVPMVEPEVIMDGDHSIEVSYEVHEAVLRSLFNALYEQNVMLEGTILKVSMVIPGKSSDEQASVEEVAEATVRVLKTCVPASLPGIVFLSGGQNDEQSTAHLNAMNRMGPHPWPLSFSYGRAMQQAALKLWSKDIKGNVAEAQKTVHARAKDNGLAALGQWNGK; encoded by the coding sequence ATGAGTATCGAAGATCTCGAAAGCATCGCCCTGGCGATGGTCGCGCCCGGTAAGGGCATCATCGCCATTGACGAGTCGACCAAGACCATCGGCAAGCGCTTCGAGGCGGTCGGCATCGAGAACACCGAGGAAAATCGCCGTGCCTACCGCGAACTGCTGCTGACCACGCCGGGCCTGGGCGAGCACATTTCCGGCGCGATCCTGTACGACGAGACGATCCGCCAGTCGACCAAGGACGGCGTGCCGTTCACCCAGGTCATGAAGCAGGCCGGCATCATCCCGGGCATCAAGGTGGACAAGGGGCCGGTGCCGCTGGCCGGTTTCCCGGGCGATGTGGTGACCGAGGGCCTGGACGGCCTGCGCGAGCGTCTGGCCGAGTACGTGAAACTGGGCGCGCAGTTCGCCAAGTGGCGTGCCGTGATCAACATTTCCGACGAAAACCCCAGCTCGACCGCGATCGAGGCAAACTGCCACGCGCTGGCGCGCTATGCGGCGCTGTGCCAGGAAGCGGGCCTGGTGCCGATGGTCGAGCCGGAAGTGATCATGGACGGCGACCACTCCATCGAGGTGAGCTACGAGGTTCACGAGGCCGTGCTGCGCAGCCTGTTCAACGCGCTGTACGAGCAGAACGTGATGCTGGAAGGCACCATCCTGAAGGTCAGCATGGTGATCCCGGGCAAGAGCAGCGACGAGCAGGCCAGTGTCGAAGAGGTGGCCGAGGCCACCGTGCGCGTGCTGAAGACCTGCGTGCCGGCCTCGTTGCCGGGCATCGTGTTCCTCTCCGGTGGCCAGAACGACGAGCAGTCGACCGCCCATCTGAATGCGATGAACCGCATGGGCCCGCACCCGTGGCCGCTCTCGTTCTCCTATGGCCGAGCCATGCAGCAGGCTGCGCTCAAGCTGTGGAGCAAGGACATCAAGGGCAATGTCGCCGAAGCCCAGAAGACCGTGCATGCCCGTGCCAAGGACAATGGCCTGGCCGCGCTTGGGCAGTGGAACGGCAAGTAA
- a CDS encoding porin family protein, translating into MNKSLIAMALATTGLLAVPAVFAQSMPTDNGGWFVNGNVGRTYINHGPYDGHDTGYGLNGGYRWSMSPTVALGVEAGYNDLGNIHARNIFNGQPVVNRDKTQLHGWTAGVNGHFNISPNWYVSARTGIYGWRGHGMSNDALPAVQHLSDTSWYAGAGFGYDFSNNISLGLNYDHYDANKHNVDLSTNMISVGAEYRF; encoded by the coding sequence ATGAATAAGTCCCTGATCGCCATGGCTCTCGCCACCACCGGCCTGTTGGCCGTGCCAGCCGTATTCGCCCAGAGCATGCCGACCGACAACGGTGGCTGGTTCGTCAACGGTAATGTGGGCCGTACCTACATCAACCATGGCCCCTACGATGGCCACGATACCGGTTACGGCCTCAACGGCGGCTACCGCTGGTCGATGAGCCCGACAGTGGCACTGGGCGTCGAGGCCGGCTACAACGACCTCGGCAACATCCACGCCAGAAACATTTTCAACGGCCAGCCGGTCGTCAATCGCGACAAGACCCAACTGCACGGCTGGACCGCCGGCGTGAACGGACACTTCAACATCAGCCCGAACTGGTATGTCAGCGCACGCACCGGCATCTACGGCTGGCGCGGTCATGGCATGAGCAACGATGCACTGCCCGCCGTGCAGCACCTGAGCGATACCAGCTGGTATGCCGGAGCAGGGTTCGGCTACGACTTCAGCAACAACATCAGCCTGGGGCTGAACTACGACCACTACGACGCCAACAAGCACAACGTGGATCTGAGCACCAACATGATTTCGGTCGGTGCCGAGTACCGCTTCTGA
- a CDS encoding porin family protein produces the protein MNKTLLALALVAGAATVPAAFAQGSTPSTVQQGWYVGADAGYANVSQGHYDNGDFAGGVKGGYRFALNPNTSLGVEVGYQYLGQVNAEGAYGNLPGSKSKLRGTTAGVDLRYNFNPRWYGEVRGGAFYAQGQGLTRGDNPEFRRFGRTSYYAGAGVGMNFTQQWSMGLNYNYYEASARGVRLDPSVYTVSAEYRF, from the coding sequence ATGAACAAGACTCTGCTCGCCCTTGCACTGGTCGCCGGTGCAGCTACCGTTCCCGCCGCTTTCGCCCAGGGTTCCACCCCCTCCACGGTCCAGCAGGGCTGGTACGTCGGCGCGGATGCCGGCTATGCCAACGTGAGCCAGGGCCATTACGACAATGGCGATTTCGCCGGTGGCGTAAAGGGCGGCTACCGCTTCGCACTCAACCCGAACACGTCGCTGGGTGTGGAAGTCGGCTATCAGTACCTGGGCCAGGTCAATGCTGAAGGCGCCTACGGCAATCTGCCGGGCAGCAAGTCGAAGCTGCGCGGTACCACCGCCGGTGTCGACCTGCGCTACAACTTCAACCCGCGCTGGTACGGCGAAGTCCGCGGCGGTGCCTTCTACGCCCAGGGCCAGGGCCTGACGCGTGGCGACAATCCGGAATTCCGTCGCTTCGGCAGGACCAGCTACTACGCCGGTGCCGGCGTGGGCATGAACTTCACCCAGCAGTGGAGCATGGGCCTGAACTACAACTACTACGAGGCTTCGGCCCGCGGCGTGCGGCTTGACCCGAGCGTGTACACCGTTTCGGCGGAATACCGCTTCTGA
- the tkt gene encoding transketolase, with the protein MTSRRELANAVRALAMDAVEQANSGHPGMPMGMADIAEVLWNDFHQHNPVNPAWFNRDRFMLSNGHGSMLQYALLHLTGYDLPMSEIKRFRQLHSKTPGHPEAHHTVGVETTTGPLGQGIANGVGFALAEKVLGERFNRPGFDIVDHHTWVFCGDGCLMEGISQEAISLAGTWKLGKLVLIYDDNNISIDGEVPGWFTDDTAMRFEACGWHVIRDVDGHDPDKIKAAIAAAKAETGKPSLVMCKTIIGFGSPNKEGTEACHGAALGKSEVAAARDMLDWRSSPFEIPAEIYAGWDAKDAGAKREAAWNALFADYAKAHPDLAAELQRRLAGELPADWAEKSQAWVEQMQTEGPDVASRKASQMTLNAFGPLLPELIGGSADLAGSNLTIWKGSISVTEASPDANYIHSGVREFAMTAISTGLALHGGFIPYDATFLVFSDYARNAVRMSALIPVHSIHVYTHDSIGLGEDGPTHQPVEHMASLRYIPNNRLWRPCDAVESAVAWKAAIERKDGPSCLVFSRQTLKHQQRSAQQLADITRGAYVLSDPADTKFKAVLIATGSEVELAMEAARTLAQQNLPVRVVSMPCTETFDAQPLEYRESVLPDWCRARVAVEAGYVDFWRKYVGLDGEVIGMSTFGASAPANQLYDYFGITVSHVVDAVKRVAG; encoded by the coding sequence ATGACCAGCCGCCGCGAACTCGCCAACGCCGTGCGCGCCCTTGCCATGGACGCCGTGGAACAGGCCAATTCCGGGCACCCGGGTATGCCGATGGGCATGGCCGACATTGCCGAGGTGCTGTGGAACGATTTCCACCAGCACAACCCGGTCAATCCGGCATGGTTCAACCGCGACCGCTTCATGCTGTCCAACGGTCACGGCTCGATGCTGCAGTACGCCCTGCTGCACCTGACCGGCTACGACCTGCCGATGAGCGAGATCAAGCGCTTCCGCCAGCTGCACTCGAAGACGCCGGGTCACCCCGAGGCGCACCACACCGTCGGCGTGGAGACCACGACCGGGCCGCTGGGGCAGGGCATCGCCAATGGCGTGGGCTTCGCGCTGGCCGAGAAGGTGCTGGGCGAGCGCTTCAACCGCCCCGGTTTCGACATCGTCGACCACCACACCTGGGTGTTCTGCGGCGACGGCTGCCTGATGGAAGGTATCTCGCAGGAAGCCATCTCGCTGGCCGGCACCTGGAAGCTGGGCAAGCTGGTCCTGATCTACGACGACAACAACATCTCCATCGATGGCGAGGTGCCGGGCTGGTTCACCGACGACACGGCGATGCGCTTCGAGGCCTGTGGCTGGCATGTCATCCGCGATGTGGACGGTCACGACCCGGACAAGATCAAGGCGGCGATCGCCGCGGCCAAGGCCGAGACCGGCAAGCCGTCGCTGGTGATGTGCAAGACCATCATCGGCTTCGGCTCGCCCAACAAGGAAGGCACCGAGGCCTGCCACGGCGCGGCGCTGGGCAAGAGCGAGGTCGCCGCGGCCCGCGACATGCTGGACTGGCGTTCGTCGCCGTTCGAGATCCCGGCCGAGATCTATGCCGGCTGGGATGCGAAGGACGCCGGTGCGAAGCGCGAGGCCGCATGGAACGCGCTGTTTGCCGACTACGCCAAGGCGCATCCGGACCTGGCGGCCGAGCTGCAGCGTCGCCTCGCCGGCGAGCTGCCGGCCGACTGGGCTGAAAAGTCGCAGGCGTGGGTCGAACAGATGCAGACCGAGGGACCGGACGTGGCCAGCCGCAAGGCGTCGCAGATGACGCTCAACGCGTTTGGTCCGCTGCTGCCCGAGCTGATCGGCGGTTCGGCCGACCTGGCCGGTTCCAACCTCACGATCTGGAAGGGCTCGATCAGCGTCACCGAAGCCAGCCCGGATGCCAACTACATCCATTCCGGCGTGCGCGAGTTCGCGATGACCGCGATCAGCACGGGCCTGGCGCTGCATGGCGGCTTCATCCCGTACGACGCGACCTTCCTGGTGTTTTCCGACTACGCGCGCAATGCAGTGCGCATGAGCGCGCTGATTCCGGTGCACTCGATCCACGTCTACACCCACGACTCGATCGGCCTGGGCGAGGACGGCCCGACCCATCAGCCGGTGGAACACATGGCCTCGCTGCGCTACATCCCGAACAACCGCCTGTGGCGCCCCTGCGATGCGGTGGAGTCGGCGGTCGCGTGGAAGGCGGCGATCGAGCGCAAGGACGGCCCGTCCTGCCTGGTGTTTTCGCGCCAGACGCTCAAGCACCAGCAGCGCAGCGCGCAGCAGCTGGCCGACATCACGCGCGGCGCCTACGTGCTCTCCGACCCGGCTGACACCAAGTTCAAGGCGGTACTGATCGCGACCGGCTCGGAAGTGGAACTGGCGATGGAGGCCGCGCGCACGCTGGCGCAGCAGAACCTGCCAGTCCGCGTAGTGTCGATGCCGTGCACCGAGACCTTCGACGCGCAGCCGCTGGAATACCGCGAAAGCGTGCTGCCGGACTGGTGCCGCGCCCGCGTCGCGGTGGAAGCGGGCTACGTCGACTTCTGGCGCAAGTACGTGGGGCTGGACGGTGAGGTGATCGGCATGAGCACCTTCGGCGCGTCGGCCCCGGCGAACCAGCTGTACGACTACTTCGGCATCACGGTGAGCCACGTGGTCGATGCGGTGAAGCGCGTCGCCGGCTGA
- a CDS encoding DUF962 domain-containing protein produces MRSMQEWLDSYSSDHRNPVNQRFHWLCVPPIVWSVIALLWTIPVPAAFARPGAWAVLAIVLAFYWYWRRSHRLAIALLIALVLLGLLTHLLYRSLGPLHLCYLAIGVFVVAWVGQFIGHRFEGRRPSFFTDLSYLLIGPAWLMEKLLRKLGFKASA; encoded by the coding sequence ATGCGCAGCATGCAGGAATGGCTCGACAGCTATAGCAGCGACCACCGGAACCCGGTCAACCAGCGCTTCCACTGGTTGTGCGTGCCGCCCATCGTGTGGTCGGTGATCGCCCTGCTGTGGACGATCCCGGTGCCAGCCGCTTTCGCCAGGCCGGGGGCCTGGGCGGTGCTGGCCATCGTGTTGGCGTTCTACTGGTACTGGCGGCGCTCGCACCGGCTGGCCATCGCGTTGCTGATCGCACTCGTCCTGCTCGGTCTGCTCACCCACCTGCTGTACCGCTCGCTCGGCCCGCTGCACCTTTGCTACCTGGCCATCGGCGTCTTCGTGGTCGCGTGGGTGGGGCAGTTCATCGGCCACCGCTTCGAGGGCCGCCGCCCCAGCTTTTTCACCGACCTGTCGTACCTGCTGATCGGTCCGGCATGGCTGATGGAAAAGCTGCTGCGCAAACTCGGCTTCAAGGCATCCGCATGA
- a CDS encoding phosphoribosylaminoimidazolesuccinocarboxamide synthase: MPTTLLQADLPGLDLIHRGKVRDVYALDAHRLLIVATDRLSAFDVVLPDPIPGKGEMLTQISNFWFGKTAHLMPNHLLDVPLAEVLPAGVDPALYAKRAVVTRRLKPVPVEAIARGYLIGSGWKDYRATGAVCGIQLPTGLQQAGKLPEPIFTPSTKAAVGDHDENVRFDAVVDAVGRELAGQVRDATLAIYTWAAGFAAERGIILADTKLEFGTDENGKLYVMDEMLTPDSSRYWPADQYQVGISPPSYDKQFVRDYLETLDWNKTAPGPKVPAEVIERTRAKYAEALQRLAGIELD; the protein is encoded by the coding sequence GTGCCCACGACCTTGCTGCAAGCCGACCTTCCCGGCCTCGACCTGATCCATCGCGGCAAGGTTCGCGACGTCTACGCACTGGACGCCCACCGTCTGCTGATCGTCGCCACCGATCGCCTGTCCGCGTTCGACGTGGTGCTACCCGACCCGATTCCGGGCAAGGGCGAGATGCTGACCCAGATCTCCAACTTTTGGTTCGGCAAGACCGCGCACCTCATGCCCAACCACCTGCTCGACGTGCCGCTGGCCGAGGTGTTGCCGGCAGGCGTCGATCCGGCGCTGTACGCGAAGCGCGCCGTGGTCACGCGCCGGCTCAAGCCCGTGCCGGTGGAGGCCATCGCACGCGGTTACCTGATCGGCTCGGGCTGGAAGGACTACCGGGCCACCGGTGCGGTATGCGGCATCCAGCTTCCCACCGGACTGCAACAGGCCGGCAAGCTGCCGGAACCGATCTTCACTCCGTCCACCAAGGCTGCCGTGGGCGACCACGACGAGAACGTCCGCTTCGATGCGGTGGTCGATGCCGTCGGTCGCGAACTGGCCGGGCAAGTGCGCGACGCCACCCTGGCCATCTACACCTGGGCCGCCGGGTTCGCCGCGGAGCGAGGCATCATCCTGGCCGACACCAAGCTGGAGTTCGGCACCGACGAGAACGGCAAGCTCTACGTGATGGACGAGATGCTCACCCCCGACTCTTCGCGCTACTGGCCGGCCGACCAGTACCAGGTGGGCATCAGCCCGCCCAGCTACGACAAGCAGTTCGTGCGCGACTATCTGGAGACGCTGGACTGGAACAAGACCGCACCGGGACCGAAGGTTCCCGCCGAGGTGATCGAACGCACCCGCGCCAAGTATGCCGAGGCGCTGCAGCGGCTGGCCGGCATCGAGCTGGACTGA
- a CDS encoding cytochrome c, translating into MRTVSIVALGLALAMPAMATPPAKPLRLGLCAACHGEHGIARVPGVPNLAGQKLDYLRKALKDYRDGSRDVAVMRAAIGPLSDAELDALAQWYSAQPAGGPKQP; encoded by the coding sequence ATGCGAACTGTATCCATCGTGGCCCTGGGGCTGGCGCTCGCGATGCCTGCCATGGCCACCCCTCCGGCGAAGCCGCTGCGTCTGGGCCTGTGCGCGGCCTGCCATGGCGAGCACGGTATCGCCCGTGTCCCCGGTGTGCCGAACCTGGCGGGTCAGAAGCTGGACTACCTGCGCAAGGCGCTCAAGGATTACCGCGATGGCAGCCGCGACGTGGCCGTCATGCGTGCGGCGATCGGTCCGCTCAGCGACGCGGAGCTGGACGCGCTGGCGCAGTGGTATAGCGCGCAGCCCGCGGGCGGGCCGAAGCAGCCATGA
- the djlA gene encoding co-chaperone DjlA, which produces MNYTYTLWFALAGLMLGHGFAGAAVGGIIGFVMDNLRLSQRRSASPEAGGFVVPLFSLLGAVAKADGRVSEAEIAVAERMMARWNLDGDLRKRAVASFNRGKQPDFDVAQSIDELRRWAGLRRDHAFSMLDVVIETVLAEGNPAPEKMAILRQLAFALRISDMELMALMAMKGYAWNAAAGGGQRGYGHGPGGGYVPPTRNTQGPDPYAVLGIARDADDRAVKRAYRKLISEHHPDRLGDLPEEMRKRAEVRASEINAAYERIKSERGFK; this is translated from the coding sequence ATGAATTACACCTACACGCTGTGGTTCGCCCTGGCGGGATTGATGCTGGGGCATGGCTTCGCTGGTGCGGCGGTCGGCGGCATCATCGGCTTCGTCATGGACAATCTGCGCCTGAGCCAGCGCCGCAGCGCAAGTCCCGAGGCGGGCGGTTTCGTAGTGCCGTTGTTTTCCCTGCTGGGCGCAGTGGCGAAAGCGGACGGGCGCGTGTCCGAGGCCGAAATCGCCGTGGCCGAGCGGATGATGGCCCGCTGGAACCTTGACGGCGACCTGCGCAAGCGCGCGGTAGCGAGCTTCAATCGCGGCAAGCAACCGGATTTCGACGTGGCGCAGTCCATCGACGAGCTGCGTCGCTGGGCCGGGCTGCGCCGCGATCACGCGTTCTCGATGCTCGACGTGGTCATCGAGACCGTACTGGCCGAGGGCAATCCCGCGCCGGAAAAAATGGCCATCCTGCGCCAGCTGGCCTTCGCACTGCGCATCAGCGATATGGAGCTGATGGCACTGATGGCGATGAAGGGCTATGCATGGAATGCGGCTGCCGGCGGGGGCCAACGCGGCTACGGTCATGGCCCGGGCGGCGGTTATGTACCGCCCACGCGCAATACGCAGGGCCCCGATCCCTACGCGGTGCTCGGCATTGCCCGTGATGCGGACGACCGCGCGGTGAAGCGCGCGTACCGCAAGCTGATCTCCGAGCATCACCCGGACCGGCTGGGCGATCTGCCCGAGGAAATGCGCAAGCGCGCCGAGGTGCGGGCCAGCGAAATCAACGCGGCCTACGAGCGCATCAAGAGCGAGCGCGGCTTCAAGTAA
- the rpe gene encoding ribulose-phosphate 3-epimerase: MSKQTPVIAPSILSADFARLGEDTAAVLAAGGDWVHFDVMDNHYVPNLTMGPMVLKALRAYGVTAPIDVHLMVKPVDRIAPDFIKAGASLVSFHPEASEHVDRTIGLIRDAGCKAGLVFNPATSLDCLDYVLDKLDLVLIMSVNPGFGGQKFIPMALEKLRRVRRMIDERGLDVRLEIDGGVNAENIGAIAAAGADTFVAGSAIFGAADYATEIVAMREAIARAG, encoded by the coding sequence ATGAGCAAACAGACGCCTGTCATCGCCCCTTCGATTCTCTCCGCCGACTTCGCCCGGCTGGGTGAGGACACCGCCGCCGTGCTGGCCGCGGGCGGCGACTGGGTGCATTTCGACGTGATGGACAACCATTACGTGCCCAACCTCACGATGGGACCGATGGTGCTGAAAGCACTGCGTGCCTATGGCGTCACCGCGCCGATCGACGTGCACCTGATGGTGAAGCCGGTCGACCGCATCGCGCCGGATTTTATCAAGGCGGGAGCCAGCCTGGTCAGCTTTCACCCGGAAGCCAGCGAGCACGTGGACCGCACCATCGGCCTGATCAGGGATGCCGGCTGCAAGGCGGGTCTGGTGTTCAATCCGGCCACCTCGCTGGACTGCCTCGATTACGTGCTCGACAAGCTGGACCTGGTGCTGATCATGTCGGTGAACCCGGGCTTCGGCGGACAGAAATTCATTCCGATGGCGCTGGAGAAGCTGCGCCGTGTGCGTCGCATGATCGACGAGCGAGGCCTGGATGTGCGCCTGGAAATCGACGGTGGCGTGAACGCGGAGAACATCGGCGCCATCGCAGCCGCCGGTGCTGACACCTTCGTGGCCGGCTCGGCCATCTTCGGCGCGGCGGACTATGCGACTGAAATCGTGGCCATGCGCGAGGCGATTGCGCGGGCCGGATAA